The following proteins come from a genomic window of Natronosalvus vescus:
- a CDS encoding aldehyde dehydrogenase family protein, translated as MHPGDLDLESAYDPFIDGAWTPPADDSYDEVVNPATEEAFTTVARCTEPDVDAAVAAAREAFAEWREMPPAERGRLVYAIGQQIRDHLGELAALESLDQGKPLSQAKSDIESAARYFEYYAGFTDKLEGRSIPLGPDKLDFTIREPYGVSAQITPWNFPGNLFARGTAPALVGGNAVVLKPAPQTPLSSLRLAELCAETDVPDGLINVVPGGGETGAAVTSHEGIDTITFTGSVPTGQTIMRTAAETITPVTLELGGKNPALVFPDADLEATAETVATAIFTNAGQVCSAADRALIHESVYDEFVERIVSLADDYELAPGDEDADMGPLASAEQYEKVTSYIDVGQSEGATLATGGTPPDRRGYFVPPTVFTDVSSEMRIAQEEIFGPVLCVIPFSTEAEALEIANDVDYGLVSGIFTSDVSRAGRLARRLEAGNVYVNDWFVDTQQTPFGGYKRSGIGREKGLEALESYVQSKNVAINIGDGGGNLPGA; from the coding sequence ATGCACCCAGGAGACCTCGACCTCGAGTCGGCGTACGACCCGTTCATCGACGGGGCGTGGACGCCGCCAGCGGACGACAGCTACGACGAGGTGGTGAATCCGGCCACCGAGGAGGCGTTCACCACCGTTGCACGGTGTACGGAACCGGACGTCGACGCAGCCGTCGCCGCGGCCCGCGAGGCGTTCGCGGAGTGGCGAGAGATGCCCCCGGCCGAGCGCGGTCGGCTCGTCTACGCGATCGGCCAGCAGATACGCGACCACCTGGGCGAACTGGCCGCCCTCGAGAGCCTCGATCAGGGGAAGCCGCTCTCCCAGGCGAAAAGCGACATCGAGAGCGCCGCCCGGTACTTCGAGTACTACGCGGGGTTTACGGACAAACTCGAGGGACGGAGCATCCCGCTCGGCCCCGATAAACTCGACTTCACCATCCGAGAGCCCTACGGGGTGAGCGCCCAGATCACGCCGTGGAACTTCCCCGGGAACCTGTTCGCCCGCGGCACCGCACCCGCGCTGGTCGGCGGGAACGCGGTCGTCCTCAAACCGGCCCCCCAGACCCCGCTGAGTTCCCTTCGCCTCGCGGAACTGTGTGCGGAGACGGACGTCCCGGACGGCCTGATCAACGTCGTCCCCGGCGGTGGCGAGACCGGGGCCGCCGTCACGTCCCACGAGGGGATCGACACGATCACCTTCACCGGCAGCGTGCCGACCGGCCAGACCATCATGCGGACGGCCGCCGAGACGATCACGCCCGTCACGCTCGAACTCGGTGGGAAGAACCCGGCACTCGTCTTCCCGGACGCCGACCTCGAGGCAACCGCTGAGACGGTCGCGACGGCCATCTTCACGAACGCGGGACAGGTGTGTTCGGCCGCCGACCGGGCCCTGATCCACGAGTCCGTCTACGACGAGTTCGTCGAGCGGATCGTCTCCCTCGCGGACGACTACGAACTCGCCCCCGGCGATGAAGACGCCGACATGGGGCCACTCGCCTCCGCCGAGCAGTACGAGAAGGTGACGAGCTATATCGACGTCGGGCAATCAGAGGGGGCGACCCTCGCCACCGGCGGCACCCCGCCGGATCGCCGCGGCTACTTCGTTCCGCCGACGGTGTTCACCGACGTTTCCTCGGAGATGCGGATCGCCCAGGAGGAGATCTTCGGCCCCGTGCTCTGTGTGATACCCTTCAGCACCGAAGCCGAGGCACTCGAGATCGCGAACGACGTCGACTACGGCCTCGTCTCCGGGATATTCACGAGCGACGTCTCCCGGGCGGGCCGCCTGGCACGTCGCCTCGAGGCCGGGAACGTCTACGTCAACGACTGGTTCGTCGACACTCAGCAGACCCCCTTCGGCGGCTACAAACGGAGCGGAATCGGCCGGGAGAAGGGGCTGGAAGCGCTCGAGTCCTACGTGCAGTCGAAAAACGTCGCCATCAACATCGGTGACGGCGGCGGGAACCTCCCGGGTGCCTGA
- a CDS encoding ABC transporter permease: MSTKLPSLSDSSGTESVLRRRTKLFWRRFLASKLAVVGAAILSTFVLVGVFGPYLAPHDPAAMNPTHALAEPSLTHPFGTDHYGRDLFSRVLAGARIALIVALGVPVISMTIGVPVGLVSGYFGGHVDNVLMRLMDSLFAFPAVLLGLTLVAVFGTGLTNIIIAIGIVFIPQFARITRGSAVSASKEEHVKAARALGGSNVRIIALHIFPFCISAIMVQATITAAAAILVEASLSFLGVGMQPPDPSWGSMLQVAKGYLGHAWWFGFFPGVAIIFAVMGFNLLGDGLRDVLDPRMDPDR; the protein is encoded by the coding sequence ATGAGCACGAAACTTCCATCACTGAGCGACTCCAGCGGCACCGAATCAGTACTGCGTCGCCGTACGAAGTTGTTCTGGCGTCGATTCCTGGCGAGCAAACTGGCAGTCGTCGGTGCCGCGATTCTCTCGACGTTCGTGCTGGTCGGCGTGTTCGGCCCGTATCTCGCTCCCCACGACCCCGCGGCAATGAACCCGACACACGCACTCGCGGAGCCGTCGCTGACGCATCCGTTCGGCACTGATCACTACGGACGCGATCTGTTCTCCCGTGTTCTCGCCGGCGCGCGGATCGCACTCATCGTTGCCCTTGGCGTCCCGGTTATCTCCATGACCATTGGCGTTCCCGTCGGTCTCGTCTCCGGCTACTTCGGCGGTCACGTCGACAACGTCCTGATGCGACTGATGGATTCGTTGTTCGCGTTTCCGGCCGTCCTGCTCGGGTTGACACTCGTCGCCGTCTTCGGGACGGGACTGACAAACATCATCATCGCCATCGGTATCGTGTTCATCCCACAGTTTGCCCGTATTACGCGCGGAAGCGCCGTCTCCGCCTCGAAAGAAGAACACGTGAAAGCGGCCAGGGCACTCGGTGGTTCCAACGTCCGAATCATCGCGCTTCACATCTTCCCGTTCTGTATCTCTGCGATCATGGTTCAGGCGACGATCACGGCCGCCGCTGCGATCCTGGTGGAGGCGTCGCTCTCGTTCCTGGGTGTCGGGATGCAGCCACCGGATCCCTCCTGGGGATCGATGCTGCAGGTTGCCAAAGGATATCTCGGCCACGCATGGTGGTTCGGGTTCTTCCCCGGCGTGGCGATCATCTTCGCGGTAATGGGGTTCAACCTGCTCGGCGACGGCCTTCGGGACGTCCTCGATCCGCGGATGGATCCGGATCGGTAA
- the gnd gene encoding phosphogluconate dehydrogenase (NAD(+)-dependent, decarboxylating) — protein sequence MELGVIGLGRMGQIVVDRVLAAGHDVVAFDLDEAAIEAAAAAGATPADSIAELCDHLGSEKRLWLMVPAGAPVDATLEELEPLIEADDVVVDGGNSYYEESVRRAEACPAAYLDCGTSGGPAGAELGFSLMIGGPEWAYEELEPAFDAVATGPDGHARMGPAGSGHYVKMVHNGVEYALMQAYGEGFELLHEGRYDLDLEAVASVWNNGAVIRSWLLELCEEAFREEGTDLGDVADRIEGGSTGTWTVQEGLAQEVPLPLIYTALSERFGSRADDGRFSRRLANRMRYGFGRHEVQRRE from the coding sequence ATGGAACTCGGCGTAATCGGACTCGGACGGATGGGCCAGATCGTCGTCGACCGCGTCCTCGCGGCCGGTCACGACGTCGTGGCGTTCGACCTCGACGAGGCGGCAATCGAGGCCGCCGCGGCGGCAGGCGCGACCCCCGCGGACTCCATCGCGGAGCTGTGTGACCACCTCGGCAGCGAGAAGCGCCTCTGGTTGATGGTGCCCGCCGGTGCGCCGGTCGATGCGACCCTCGAGGAACTCGAACCCCTCATCGAGGCAGACGACGTCGTCGTCGACGGGGGGAACTCCTACTACGAGGAGTCCGTTCGTCGCGCGGAGGCCTGCCCGGCGGCGTATCTCGACTGTGGCACGTCGGGCGGCCCCGCCGGTGCGGAACTTGGCTTTTCCCTCATGATCGGCGGCCCCGAGTGGGCCTACGAGGAACTCGAGCCGGCGTTCGACGCCGTCGCAACCGGCCCGGATGGCCACGCCCGGATGGGGCCGGCCGGCTCGGGACACTACGTCAAGATGGTACACAACGGGGTCGAGTACGCGCTGATGCAAGCCTACGGCGAGGGGTTCGAACTGCTCCACGAGGGCCGCTACGACCTCGACCTCGAGGCCGTTGCCTCAGTGTGGAACAACGGCGCGGTCATCCGCTCGTGGCTGCTCGAACTCTGTGAGGAGGCATTCCGTGAGGAAGGCACCGACCTCGGCGACGTCGCCGACCGGATCGAAGGCGGCTCGACGGGCACCTGGACAGTCCAGGAGGGGCTCGCCCAGGAGGTGCCGCTGCCGCTCATCTACACCGCGCTCTCCGAGCGATTTGGCTCTCGAGCCGACGACGGGCGGTTCTCGCGGCGTCTGGCCAACCGCATGCGCTATGGCTTCGGTCGTCACGAAGTACAGCGCCGGGAGTGA
- a CDS encoding universal stress protein, translating into MFDTVVVATDGSESVERAVDVALDLAGRFGADVHALSVVDAGEVDASPEQLREELRTALETHAEGALSKIRDQAGPGITTAVREGRPAPEISTYAREVHADVIVTGTRGRHGENRLLLGSVAERIVRTSPIPVLTVRQLPDEEPASDADAVA; encoded by the coding sequence ATGTTCGATACGGTCGTCGTCGCAACGGACGGCTCAGAGAGCGTCGAACGAGCGGTCGACGTCGCGCTGGATCTGGCGGGCCGGTTCGGGGCCGACGTACACGCCCTCTCGGTCGTCGACGCCGGCGAGGTAGACGCATCACCGGAACAGCTCCGCGAGGAACTCCGAACCGCCCTCGAGACCCACGCCGAGGGCGCCCTCTCGAAAATCCGCGATCAGGCCGGCCCCGGCATTACGACTGCCGTCCGCGAGGGGCGACCCGCGCCGGAGATCAGTACCTACGCGCGGGAGGTCCACGCCGATGTCATCGTCACCGGCACCCGCGGTCGTCACGGCGAGAACCGATTGTTACTCGGGAGCGTCGCCGAACGCATCGTGCGAACCTCACCGATTCCCGTCTTGACGGTGCGTCAACTCCCGGACGAGGAACCGGCGAGTGACGCCGATGCAGTCGCCTGA
- a CDS encoding isocitrate/isopropylmalate dehydrogenase family protein yields MTDRIAVIPGDGVGQEVVPAAVDVLEAVGNLEFVEVDAGDAVRERTGTALPAETRTAVLGADATLLGAVGETAADVVIPLRNAIDSFVNVRPARAVAGTDVLCPDLDLVILRENTEGVYAGHETRLSDDLSTLTRVSSTSAATRLAEFACEYARTHDVETLHVVHKANVMRETDGRFRDAVLAVAKENDVPTEEVLMDAFATHVCLTPETFELAVMPNLAGDVLSDLAAGLVGGLGVLPSANLGPGGGLFEPVHGSAPDIAGKGVANPAATILSAAMLLENLGYAEAATDVRVAVTGVLASGPHTPDMGGSASTRAVTDAILQEL; encoded by the coding sequence ATGACAGACCGCATCGCCGTCATCCCAGGCGACGGTGTCGGCCAGGAGGTCGTCCCCGCGGCCGTCGACGTGCTCGAGGCCGTCGGCAATCTCGAGTTCGTCGAGGTCGATGCGGGTGATGCCGTTCGCGAGCGGACGGGGACGGCCCTCCCCGCGGAGACGCGGACGGCCGTACTGGGGGCTGATGCAACCCTCCTGGGTGCCGTCGGCGAGACGGCGGCCGACGTCGTCATCCCCCTGCGAAACGCCATCGACTCCTTCGTCAACGTCCGGCCCGCTCGAGCGGTCGCCGGAACCGACGTGCTGTGTCCCGACCTGGATCTGGTCATCCTGCGTGAGAACACGGAAGGCGTCTATGCTGGCCACGAGACACGCCTAAGTGACGACCTCTCGACGCTGACGCGCGTCTCGAGTACGTCGGCAGCGACGCGGCTGGCCGAGTTCGCCTGCGAGTACGCGAGAACCCACGACGTGGAGACGCTGCACGTCGTTCACAAGGCGAACGTGATGCGCGAGACCGACGGGCGGTTCAGAGACGCCGTACTCGCGGTCGCCAAGGAGAACGATGTTCCGACCGAAGAGGTACTCATGGACGCCTTCGCGACGCACGTCTGTCTCACCCCCGAGACGTTCGAACTCGCGGTCATGCCGAATCTCGCCGGCGACGTGCTCTCGGATCTCGCCGCGGGACTCGTCGGCGGGCTGGGCGTGTTGCCCTCGGCCAACCTCGGCCCCGGCGGCGGGTTGTTCGAACCGGTACACGGCAGCGCCCCCGATATCGCTGGAAAGGGCGTCGCCAATCCGGCTGCGACGATCCTCTCGGCGGCGATGTTGCTCGAGAATCTCGGCTACGCGGAGGCGGCAACAGACGTTCGAGTAGCCGTTACAGGGGTGCTTGCGTCGGGGCCGCACACACCGGATATGGGTGGGTCAGCCTCGACACGTGCGGTGACGGACGCAATTTTGCAAGAACTATAA
- a CDS encoding HAD family hydrolase, translated as MTTPVVAFDNSGTLSETTVVRKTVVPGYDWLESVPATPSNQGEFALVNLVCDDLEPFQSTDPLGSVLDAADVPIRLALSNCEMTVDRARELLFEERDLPARVVADQVELAVERTMDRETSHLKTNTPPAGAQLVADVGERTVVRVVGYTATPLQVSPEVVAWASENGYDPHIVSGDSTNILQSVADVVGIPAENVHPYQSAVDKRRTVESLGEDRPVVMVGDFVNDRFAFEVADFAVFIDDGDARTSERLQPLADVTVDSLAAVPDALRINRSAIVDGGVDL; from the coding sequence ATGACAACACCGGTCGTCGCCTTCGACAACTCCGGCACGCTCAGTGAAACGACCGTCGTCCGAAAGACGGTTGTACCGGGATACGACTGGCTCGAGTCGGTTCCTGCCACGCCGAGCAACCAGGGCGAGTTCGCCCTCGTGAATCTCGTTTGCGACGATCTCGAGCCCTTCCAGTCCACCGATCCCCTGGGAAGCGTGCTCGACGCCGCGGACGTCCCGATTCGCCTGGCGCTGTCGAACTGCGAGATGACGGTCGACCGGGCTCGAGAGCTGTTGTTCGAGGAACGAGACCTTCCTGCCAGAGTCGTCGCCGACCAGGTCGAGCTGGCAGTCGAACGGACGATGGATCGCGAGACGTCCCACCTGAAGACCAACACGCCACCGGCCGGTGCACAGCTCGTCGCCGACGTGGGCGAGAGGACGGTCGTTCGTGTCGTCGGCTACACGGCAACGCCGCTTCAGGTGTCGCCGGAGGTCGTCGCCTGGGCGTCCGAAAACGGGTACGATCCGCACATCGTCTCCGGAGACTCGACGAACATTCTCCAGTCGGTCGCAGACGTCGTCGGTATTCCAGCGGAAAACGTCCACCCGTACCAGTCAGCGGTCGACAAGCGCAGGACGGTCGAGTCGCTGGGTGAGGATCGACCGGTCGTCATGGTCGGCGACTTCGTGAACGACCGGTTCGCGTTCGAGGTGGCCGATTTCGCCGTGTTCATCGACGACGGAGATGCACGGACGAGCGAACGCTTGCAGCCGTTGGCCGACGTGACGGTCGATTCACTGGCAGCGGTACCAGACGCGCTTCGAATAAACCGTTCGGCCATCGTGGATGGGGGAGTCGATCTGTGA
- a CDS encoding universal stress protein, which yields MDVSDPFRVETVLAPVDGSEDSATAVEYAVAVADRYDASVHVLFVLGREVVQGMDSGVVDEQEVADNTQGFLEEVAGVTDAYDVPYTTSVAHGFSPSIKTRHPGSVVLDAADSIDADFIVLPRESVTDAPTEVLEKAAEYVLSYASQPVLSV from the coding sequence ATGGACGTCAGCGATCCGTTCCGCGTCGAAACCGTCCTCGCCCCCGTGGACGGCAGCGAGGACTCAGCCACCGCCGTCGAGTACGCCGTCGCCGTCGCCGACCGCTACGACGCCTCCGTGCACGTCCTGTTCGTCCTCGGCCGTGAGGTCGTCCAGGGAATGGACTCGGGCGTCGTCGACGAACAGGAGGTCGCCGACAACACCCAGGGCTTCCTCGAGGAGGTCGCCGGCGTCACCGACGCCTACGACGTCCCGTACACGACCTCCGTCGCCCACGGCTTCTCGCCCTCGATCAAAACCCGCCACCCCGGCAGCGTCGTTCTCGACGCGGCGGATTCGATCGACGCGGATTTCATCGTCCTCCCACGGGAGTCCGTCACCGACGCCCCCACGGAGGTACTCGAGAAGGCCGCCGAGTACGTGCTCTCGTACGCGAGCCAACCCGTGCTTTCAGTGTGA
- a CDS encoding NUDIX hydrolase, with protein MKREVANRLTGVVPTELSDPTLQDSAVVVPIRESDSTGAEIVFIRRTAYRDEHAGEIGLPGGRSNPGDDFPRETALREFTEETGVSITNVDLLGRVDDVATETGYRIVPFVGHVDPNATFDPCETEVEELVFVPLAVLQEQYDGSDQPKFEYDDATIWGATGQIVGSVLNVLEE; from the coding sequence GTGAAACGAGAGGTCGCCAACCGACTCACCGGAGTTGTCCCGACCGAGTTGTCCGATCCGACGTTACAGGATAGTGCGGTCGTCGTCCCGATTCGCGAATCGGATTCGACCGGGGCCGAGATCGTCTTTATCCGACGAACCGCGTACCGGGACGAACACGCCGGTGAGATTGGGCTTCCCGGCGGACGGTCGAATCCGGGCGACGACTTTCCGCGGGAAACGGCATTACGCGAATTCACCGAGGAGACCGGCGTCTCGATCACGAACGTCGACCTGCTCGGTCGCGTCGATGACGTCGCGACCGAAACGGGGTACCGGATCGTCCCATTCGTCGGCCACGTCGACCCGAATGCAACGTTCGACCCCTGCGAGACCGAGGTCGAGGAACTCGTCTTCGTCCCGCTCGCGGTGCTTCAGGAACAGTACGACGGCTCCGACCAGCCGAAATTCGAATACGACGACGCGACGATCTGGGGGGCAACGGGGCAGATCGTCGGCTCGGTACTGAACGTTCTCGAGGAGTGA
- a CDS encoding DHH family phosphoesterase: MDEDLISSSNLPLARKSVIPGTGFFLPDDVEDGLEEKEAQAALAGADVAVIADADADGLACVALIREAYDDVQVVPEPPVDDEEMDDAADVEAITESTDAGTDVPPEPEPDVDPLEEPEPTPHRVALLPASPHNVEDTIQRVADYANPGIDCYVCDLCPDKYEYVETELEALLEVVDDVSWYDHHQWDEDVAEAVREAGVDLVVGDSEEECTADVALRSLAYDFDERFETLAAVTRDHDLWLREDPRSDDLADYAYWTDAAEYVEVVREYGVDLPEWVQAFLTERRVEKQGLIDRAVARAEFREVGGYTVGVTYGRCSQNEVAEAMREQDADASVIVKPAGSASIRGTDAFERCHEVAGRLNGGGHPKAAGCKPDIYDDMLDYAQHWTTRGAVAKQVILDAFEAVLEEADEVDGSDESEN; encoded by the coding sequence ATGGACGAGGATCTCATTTCGAGTTCGAATCTCCCGCTCGCCCGGAAATCCGTCATCCCTGGCACCGGGTTCTTTCTCCCGGACGACGTCGAGGACGGCCTCGAGGAGAAGGAGGCACAGGCGGCCCTCGCCGGTGCGGATGTCGCCGTAATCGCCGACGCCGACGCCGATGGCCTTGCCTGTGTGGCACTCATTCGGGAGGCCTACGACGACGTGCAGGTGGTACCGGAACCACCCGTTGACGACGAGGAGATGGACGACGCAGCGGACGTGGAGGCAATCACCGAGTCGACTGACGCGGGGACGGACGTTCCCCCCGAACCGGAACCTGACGTCGACCCGCTCGAGGAACCCGAGCCGACCCCCCACCGCGTCGCCTTGCTCCCGGCAAGCCCCCACAACGTCGAGGACACCATCCAGCGGGTCGCCGACTACGCTAACCCGGGGATCGACTGCTACGTGTGTGACCTCTGTCCGGACAAGTACGAGTACGTCGAGACCGAACTCGAGGCGCTGCTCGAGGTTGTCGACGATGTCTCGTGGTACGACCACCATCAGTGGGACGAGGACGTCGCCGAGGCCGTCAGGGAGGCGGGCGTCGACCTCGTCGTCGGCGACTCGGAAGAGGAGTGTACCGCGGACGTGGCGCTTCGCTCCCTCGCGTACGACTTCGACGAGCGTTTCGAGACGCTGGCGGCGGTCACCCGTGACCACGACCTCTGGCTGCGCGAGGATCCGCGTAGCGACGACCTGGCGGATTACGCCTACTGGACGGATGCGGCGGAGTACGTCGAAGTCGTCAGGGAGTACGGCGTCGACCTCCCCGAGTGGGTGCAGGCATTCCTCACCGAACGACGAGTCGAGAAGCAAGGGCTCATCGACCGGGCCGTCGCTCGCGCGGAGTTCCGCGAGGTCGGCGGCTACACCGTCGGCGTCACCTACGGCCGCTGTTCACAGAACGAGGTTGCCGAAGCCATGCGCGAACAGGATGCTGACGCGTCGGTGATCGTCAAACCGGCTGGTTCAGCCTCCATTCGGGGCACCGACGCCTTCGAGCGCTGTCACGAGGTGGCGGGGCGGCTCAACGGCGGTGGCCACCCGAAGGCTGCAGGCTGTAAACCAGACATCTACGACGACATGCTGGATTACGCCCAGCACTGGACGACCCGCGGCGCGGTCGCCAAGCAAGTGATTCTCGACGCGTTCGAAGCGGTGCTCGAGGAAGCGGACGAGGTCGACGGGAGCGACGAATCCGAAAACTGA
- a CDS encoding MBL fold metallo-hydrolase → MHVTFLGTGSAMPVADRHQTGILLETNDQVLLVDCGAGILHRLAATDVGYEGVGTVLLTHHHLDHVNDLLALLKARWLAGEDEFEVIGPAGTEALVHDLLSIHDYLQDRIDLTIREVGSHEFSIGAIDVDAYPTRHSMDCLAYRFSTEDAAGDFTFSGDSEAFADLAAFADGSSVLVHDCSFPDQTATPNHASPAELGEALTGTDIGCVYLTHLYPHVDGHRESMLESIGRQYDGEVRFAADGLSLEI, encoded by the coding sequence ATGCACGTCACGTTCCTCGGAACGGGTAGCGCGATGCCGGTTGCGGATCGCCATCAGACCGGGATCCTGCTCGAGACGAACGACCAGGTGCTGCTCGTCGATTGCGGTGCGGGAATACTCCACCGGCTCGCCGCGACCGACGTCGGTTACGAAGGCGTCGGAACCGTCCTGTTGACCCACCACCACCTCGACCACGTCAACGACCTCCTGGCGCTGTTGAAAGCACGGTGGCTGGCCGGAGAGGACGAGTTCGAGGTGATCGGGCCGGCCGGAACGGAGGCACTCGTCCACGATCTGCTCTCGATCCACGACTATCTCCAGGATCGGATCGACCTCACCATCAGGGAGGTCGGTTCCCACGAGTTCTCCATCGGTGCGATCGACGTGGACGCGTACCCGACTCGACACTCGATGGACTGTCTGGCCTACCGGTTCTCCACCGAGGACGCCGCTGGCGATTTCACGTTCAGCGGCGACTCCGAAGCATTCGCCGACCTGGCTGCCTTCGCGGACGGCTCGAGCGTTCTCGTGCACGACTGTTCGTTCCCAGACCAGACGGCGACCCCGAATCACGCGTCGCCCGCCGAGTTGGGGGAAGCATTGACGGGCACCGACATCGGCTGCGTCTACCTCACCCACCTCTATCCCCACGTGGACGGCCATCGCGAGTCGATGCTCGAGTCGATCGGTCGCCAGTACGATGGCGAGGTACGATTCGCCGCAGACGGTCTCTCGCTCGAGATCTGA
- a CDS encoding 2Fe-2S iron-sulfur cluster-binding protein, whose amino-acid sequence MDYSQIGLIIGIALTVGAVVLHFTRGTPWRPTEDLTQEVLEHRAQSVPETDFPEPMNRAIGGGGAVAAVGGGEAGAELEEGGEAEAESGPGDIPEDEIEYYEVEFVKEGETIEVANNEPLLDQGEEQGWDLPYACREGSCVSCSGKISGDANELVEHDDQQMLDENEMSEGYVLTCVAYPRGEFSIETSEAP is encoded by the coding sequence ATGGACTATAGCCAGATCGGGCTCATTATCGGGATCGCCCTGACCGTGGGGGCAGTCGTCCTTCATTTCACCCGCGGCACCCCGTGGCGCCCGACCGAGGATCTCACCCAGGAGGTACTCGAGCACCGTGCACAGAGCGTTCCCGAGACCGACTTTCCGGAGCCGATGAACCGCGCGATCGGTGGCGGTGGAGCGGTCGCAGCCGTCGGCGGTGGCGAAGCCGGCGCGGAACTCGAGGAAGGCGGCGAGGCCGAAGCCGAATCCGGCCCCGGCGACATTCCCGAGGACGAGATCGAGTACTACGAAGTCGAGTTCGTCAAGGAGGGCGAGACGATCGAAGTGGCCAACAACGAGCCGCTGCTCGACCAGGGCGAAGAACAGGGCTGGGATCTGCCGTACGCCTGCCGCGAGGGGAGCTGTGTCTCCTGTTCCGGGAAAATCTCCGGCGACGCGAACGAACTCGTCGAACACGACGACCAGCAGATGCTCGACGAGAACGAGATGTCGGAGGGGTACGTCCTCACCTGCGTCGCCTACCCGCGCGGGGAGTTCTCCATCGAGACGAGCGAAGCACCGTAG
- a CDS encoding DUF6517 family protein: protein MTFTSRRQFLAATGTGVVAVSAGCLERSGDVLSSSAATISPDVLSTTGYAERTVEELVIQETVGRFGFERTIEARNWYAEYDRAVALDDLGLTRAQAAVVVVLTTPQVSLLGRTFNPVGDYDTDDLVELIQDHYGDVRDVSRVDETSVTVLGSSTPLVRYHARATFLEQGLSMPVTLQLTEPVAHGDDFVIGVAVYPRPLGIETESETVLRMIEGVEH, encoded by the coding sequence ATGACGTTCACGTCGCGACGACAGTTTCTGGCAGCAACTGGCACGGGCGTAGTAGCCGTCAGTGCCGGCTGTCTCGAGCGTTCCGGTGACGTCCTCTCGTCGTCTGCGGCGACCATCTCACCGGACGTCCTCTCGACGACCGGCTACGCCGAGCGAACCGTCGAAGAGCTCGTCATCCAGGAGACGGTCGGCCGATTCGGTTTCGAGCGAACCATCGAAGCCCGAAACTGGTACGCAGAGTACGACCGGGCAGTGGCGCTCGACGACCTCGGCCTCACCCGAGCACAGGCCGCCGTCGTCGTCGTGTTGACCACGCCGCAAGTGTCGCTACTCGGCCGGACGTTCAATCCCGTCGGCGACTACGACACCGACGACCTGGTCGAGTTGATCCAGGATCACTACGGAGACGTTCGGGACGTGTCTCGAGTCGACGAGACGTCCGTGACCGTCCTCGGTTCGTCGACACCACTGGTTCGCTACCACGCTCGAGCGACTTTCCTCGAGCAGGGGCTCTCGATGCCGGTTACCCTCCAGCTCACCGAACCCGTGGCCCACGGCGACGACTTCGTGATCGGGGTCGCCGTCTACCCACGACCGCTAGGGATCGAGACCGAGTCGGAGACAGTTCTACGGATGATCGAGGGCGTCGAACACTGA